Below is a genomic region from Henckelia pumila isolate YLH828 chromosome 3, ASM3356847v2, whole genome shotgun sequence.
TTGGGCCAAGATTTGATGCCGAGTTCAGAAAGCTGAGACTCCGGAGGGTTTCTTTGGACAATTATTTTCAGAGAATTTGAGGTGTCTGCTGCCATGTATCTTTGTGTTTCTCTAagggttttgtttttgtttttttggattTAGAAGAAGTTGGGAATATTATCAAGAAAATGGGAGATAGCTAGCTAGGTGGGGTTTGAACTTTGAAGAGATGAGATCAGTTGTATATTTAGGTGGAAAACTGAGGGAGAGAACATAAATTTGGTTGAGTTCACAATTATTGATATATAAGTGTGTGATTATATTATGTTATGATCAGAACAattgtattatattatattatgttaatattatataatatgatGTAATGAATTCTTGGATTGTATTTATGTAATTATTATGCTTTGCTCACTACAAATATCCTTTGACCCGTCACATCCAGTCCACCATGCTATGCTTGCCATGTGTTTTGCAATTCTCttttttctttatatatatatatagatgagaAATATTCAAAAAGTAACCACGGTCCCTTAGATTAATTATAGAATTTTATTTTgcccaaaaaaaaattctagaattttattttttatgttttgataattttaactatttaaatatatatatttatcaaaataatttaaacaaactgaAAATTTGGAATAAAACCAATTAGGGGCTTGGGATTGTACCAAAACTTTACGACCCCACCTTATCAcattttttttcagaaataaaatatttgacatTTAGtatatctatttaatttttgtaataTTTAATTAGAAAAGTATGTTATgcgtgttattttattttatttttaaaaaaaattcttggaaAAGtatattttacaatttattggggaaaattattttttgcaaCCCCGTATTTTGTCATTTGCGATTTCGTCATTTATGTTGttagattttagttttagtctactatatttattttttgtgaaCTGATGTGGAGTTGACTATATAGTGACACGTCAACATTTTCGACGAAAGAAAAActaattaaaaattacaaaaaatcgAAATATACAagattaaaactgaaatatgaaaatataaaaaatccaATCACATAGTCACAAAATTACCGGatcaaaacaacaatttccCTTTATATATCGGTTTTCATTAATTTCCGAAgatgaatattatttatatattgatGAAAACCGAAATGATAATCAGTCAATTAAATATGATGTGAAAACGGGTAAATCGTAATTCATTTTTCGTGTactctttttcaaaaaaaaaaaatacaataaaaaattaaagaaacatttttttaatcaaaataaatttgtaaGGGTTTCAATACATTtgctattatttatttatttagtatagtctttctttttttttcaaattcaatCCGATTATGGAATtcattttcataaaaaaaaaaaataggaatTCAGGATAGTACAAAAAtaattcagaaatgaatttAATAATAATCGATTAGTTATCTTACTAGTTAATTAAAGATATGCATTAGTTGCTAATTAATGAACTTTCAATTAATTTGGTAAAACCTAAATGAAAATTACAATTATATAATCATCTATATAATATTAatcttgtgttttttttttttgaaaccatATAATATTAATCATGTTAAAAAAACATAGAATAACTAACTTTTTTGTAATTCATCTATAATTTTATatgctttttttatttttttaaaatcatttattttttttgcggtaaattaaatatttttttattatcttaatcaatctattttttttatataataatataagatATAGATTGATAGATAATAATACAGCCTTCCCCAAGTAAAATTCACTTTGTCAGTTGGCGgtgaataatatttttaaaaaaaaatgaggaGGGTAGTGGATAAGGATATGATTCCCGTGGTCAAAGGGTTAACTAGAAATATCTAATTAGAGACTAACACGTGGCTTTATACTATTGGTAGCCTTAATTACTGTTTGACTAGAAGGTACACCATTTCAAAATGCTGACGAACTACCTTTCagcattaaatttttttgatatcaaaatacatgtaagaaatttttatttttattttttattattttttattttttcgttataaataaaatattaaaaatataatactcGTTTCACACGTTTAGACAACATTTGTTTTTCATCCATATATAGTTCAATTTTCATATCtaatgttattttttatattttttttatcaatttatcctTATTAAATTAATGTCATTAAATACttgtataaattattttattctattaaaatttttattaaattaaataagattaaaatgagaaattttttctaaaatttaatttatcaaacacttttttAATTTGTGTGAAACACACTTTTTCCTATTGATATGGTATAGTGGGAATACTAATATAAGTATAactgttataaaaaaatttaaaactttaacTACGATATTAGGAAaactttattaatataaaaGATCACTCTACATACACGTTTGAgtacaaaaaatttatattaaagaacttgttcataaattaatttaagtaCATAAATTAGTATTTTGATAACCAAAACAAACAATTTATGTGCGctaatttaataaatatgagTATAACAATATTTAATCTACgtattgatttatatatttatgataTCAATTTAGTTAAATTAGATACAAAATCAAGATTTACGTTTTCAAGTTTAGAAAGATAAAACGTGAAGGCAAAAATTTTTATGCACAAAACACCTATTTGTTAACATATATGAAATAATTGAGATTGaaaatacatataaatatacTTGATTTTCAATCACTTGAACTTACCTTTCACCTACGAAAAATGTGTATCATGGAGTGCGGAGAAATTTTTTGTGAATCAAatagtgaaaatatttttttttctttgagagAAACTGAATCACAATAAAATATATGGTAAAATCTCAATTAACCATCCGTTTGAAGTTATTGATTAATAATCTatgtattaataattttatctagtctcaaattttttttgctatattatttatccatctttcaattatttatatcacatcaatcaaatcattaattatttatactacatcaatcaaattattaaatttaaattactatattaccctttataaataataatattaatattttattaattattaaaatgataaaatgataatttactatttttatataaaatataaccaatcaaatcaaacaaaccataatctatcaataaatcaaatcttatattaatttttttattttttattacaatttaTTACTTAtctctatattatttatcttatgtCCCACTTCAAACGAACCCATATATGATATAATATGAgaatataatatagtaaaataaatacaataataAATGATGACAACAAAAAGTAATCTTTGGTTTGTTTTCCATATGGCCATGCAACATACAATATATTTGGACACTAGCAGGTTCTTTTCACCTAAAGATCACGGGATTCTTGCGAGTCAAATTTTTAATGGGATAAATGTCACACAAGCCTCTTGCGAGTTCAGTTTACTGGTTGACTTTGTTTATATTTAACACATTGGGGACGATAATTTTGATAAAATCATTGCATGAAATTAGAAATTTTCACACATTATCGTGAACAAATTCTTAAGCTGTTGCCATCGGAAAAATTATAGCATCAATGTTCAACCAGATTTACCATCTTTGACTCAGTCCGTAAATTTTGtttcaaattcatttcaaaTCTTGGTGGAGTGGAATACCATTCACAATTGATATACAATGGATCGGTTTCCAAATCAAACGTAACCAAGATATTGCTTCCTTATTCTGAGTTCGAAATCGAAATCGAATAAAGATCGTAAGAATATTGATGCGGGATCCTCATTCTTCAATATATTGTTGGATTCTTGTCACCTGcctcatatatatattatatattacacGAGGGAACAAGGGCGCTAAGCTGAAATTAGCTAACAACCTCTGCAATTCACATTATTCAGACAAATTTAGAAATCAAAAAGAGTACCTGCATCTATGGAAGCAGGTTCAGGTGAGAATACACTCAGGCCAGGAGACATAGGACTCACTTCCAAGTCGCCTGGAAAAGATGGATTCTCCATTATCCAATTGTCGAAACTAAAGTTCAATGAGTTGGGATCTTGGCCTACAGGAAAATGGCTGTCATTGTCAGCTCCGAGAAGCTGTCCGCTTCCTGGTGGAACACTTTGGGGATAGAAACTGTCGGGTGGCACTATACTACAATCATTTTCCGTCATACTTGGTCGCTGAGTGTTATCAGCTGATGTTGCACTTTGTAGTTGGGAAATCTCTGAAGAAATCAATACATCGTTACGACTGAGAGAAGTGTTCCAGTTAACACCAAAGTCTGCATGAATAGTATTTTTAACACCTTGAGATTGACTGTTTTCATGGTAATTATTTTGGGGATTAATACATAAGGTAGTATGCTCGCCGAATTCTGGAAACTGTGGGGACTGATTTAGAGGAGAGGGTATCACTGGCGTCGAATGGATCTGTTTCCCATGTTCATTGCTTGAATCCAGCTGCTTGGATAACAGACGCTGAGAAGATGCAGGAAAGTTGGGCTGAAAGATTTTGTCGAGTAGGGGGGGAACACTAACCTCGTGGACTTCCAAATTTGGCTGCGATAATACTTGAGAATGAAAAGTTATTCCATTTTCAAAGTTGTCACCCATATATGATTGAGAAGGCGTGTCAGGCTGGCTGTGCATTGAACCTCCAACCACATGGCTTGAGTTTGGCTTTGAGTGTACTTGAGGGTCTGAATGAATGTAGTTTACCGACCCAACATTTATGCTTTGTGGAACAGGAAAATTTGGTTGGGGAAGCACTGGATGAGCAGCACGGTGCACAGTATTTTGCGGATGATTGAAACTGTTGCCATTATTCAATCCAGGACACCTCTTTAGAAGAGAGCCTCGTGATACTTGGGACCTGTAATACCTTCTGTCGTGACCGTGTCTGCTGTTTGGTAGAGCCTCAACGAATCCAGGCCCCTTGAATGTTGGACGGTGAACAATCGGAGGTCCTCTATTCATTGGATTGCTGCTGTTTGGTAGAGCCTCAACGAATCCAGGCCCCTTGAATGTTGGACGGTGAACAATCGGATGTCCTCTATTCATTGGATTGCTGCTGTTACCTATTGTGGTAGCATCCTTACTTCGCATGGTGTGCAACTGTTGGGGGCTGTATTGTGGATGAGTTTTATATCTGGGAATTACACGTCCAGCTAGGTGGCTTCCATTTTGATTAATGGCAATCGGCACATTAACAGTAGATGACTTAAAACAAGGACGGAATGGGACTTGCCTAAAAGCCTGATTCTGCAGCAAAGAGTTGGCCAATGGTTGAAGGAGTGCTGGAACTTGAGACGTTTGGCGATGTCCTGCTGAGAAAAAAGCATCAATAGTACCAGGAAGAGCACGTAGAGGCTGATCACGATTCTTGGCCCTTATCCTCTCTGTTTTCCAGTAATCCTCTTTATCGCTAGCATGGCAATGGTCAGATTTTGAAATGCCAGTGCCCCAATGAGCACATGGAGCAAGTGAATCACAAACATAACAGTGACACTGAAATTAAGATAAGTAGACTCAAGATGACAGTTGTTTACTCTGTGGACAAAAAACCAAAGAGTGCAAGACATCAAGTACGAAATATTACCTGGCTGCAGTGGACGTCATGGGGAGTAGAAGCGAAGGCAAAATTGGCACAAAGATGCCGAGCATGAGGAAAGTCTCTGCATGCAACCTAAATTACAAAGGTAAGTAGAAACTTGATTTCAAAGAGTGACACCACAAATCAAGTAAAAGAGAAACATACATTTTGGCAAGAAATTAATAGGCTATCATGCCCAACTGCAAAGTAAAGCCAATACAAAAggagattaaaattaaaaaaagaaaaagaaaaaaagaagtcTGGAATACTAGATCCAGAAACCACTATTTTCAGGATAGAGCAACTATATATTCTAATCTCATCATTTTGAAAATGAAGCTCAGGCGCGAATCTGCAACCAGAGCAAAATTTCCAAACAAACAAACTTAAGAGTCAAATTCGGATACAAGATGAAAAGGAAACACATACGCAAGCAACATCGCCCCCTATTCTATCAAGTACACAGTAGTAAACATCTAAAAATGATCTAAACAGAGATTAAAATTTGACTATGTAAACCAATGAAACAAGCAATCTAACCAGCATTCAACCAAATAATAATTCGTAAAGAGGAATTCATTACCTCACCCTTCTCACCAACAATTTCCAAATCATCGGAATCACCActaccaccaccaccaccaccaccaagGTTATCTACTCCATCATTCTTAACAACTCTGGCTTGATCGGATTCACACTCCAAAATTACacaatcatcatcatcttcatcccCTCCGCCACAAACAATTTCCCAGGCTGGCTTCCAAGATTGTAATCTCGGCTTTTTAGGATTTGGAATCATCTCACTCACCAACAAAACCTCATCAGAATCATCATCCTTGTCTCCATCCACCTCACCTAATAGCTTCGACAACCAATTGTGGTCTTCCCTGTCGCCAAATCCGCCTCCATCGCCAGTAAAATCTCCTTCTTTGATGTCTAAGAAACCCGACTCCTCGTCGGAGCTAATCTCCAGTATCAGTGGGCATGAATTATCCATCAAAAAGTCGAAAACTTTGTAGATTTTCTAGCAAAATCGTGCAGACTACATGCTAAAATTGAAATAATACAAAGTCAATATGATATTTTCCGgccaaaacccaaaaaaaaggAAGACCAATCGAACACATAATACAACGGAAAACAAAAATTCACGTGCACAATCCGATCCtataaattatgaaaaattTGTAGCTAAAAAATAAAAGAGGAAATCAGACAAAAACTGAGTAGAATTAGGGCTGAGAATAAAACCCTAATGCCTGAATCGAGTAAAGGCGTTGATTTTTGACCGACTTTGTACAGCAGTTCAGTCCGGACGAAGAAGACAATATTTGTACGGTTTGTTAATCGAGTCATCAATGGAGGAGACCTATTTCTTTTTGTTCTTGATTTCccctaattttaattataaaatttttgtgtATGTTGTAATTGTAATGTAATTTACCCATACAAGATTTCCATTGTTTAAACTATACACCCTTATTTTTGGCAAAAAGAAACTATACACCCTTGTTCATAAGGTTGAAAGATTGATACAAAAATGTAAAGTAGGATTATGATGAtttataatcaaatcaataaccTATATCAATAGACAATAATTGAAATATAGAGTTTTGTTATATTGTTCATTAATCGTACTTATCTATGTACTCATCATAGCTATTAATTTGTACATTAATATAAAAGATAATTTGAACGCTAGTTGAGCTATCGACCAATTAAcgtctatttatttttttattttttcacaactCCAGATATTCTAATGAACATCTTGTAAAATATCGCCAGTTTTATTATCAGTATTTAAGACATAAACATATTCACGATAAcatattttctttctttctttcttttttttgccCCCTTTAAAAAGTTGTCATCTATGAGCTAACGACTGTGCAAGTaactatatataattatatggaaaaattgcttttttggttatgtatgtttgtcactttgcgatttcggtcctctatattttcaaatttcagttttagtccgttatctttatattttttggcaattttagtcctttctccgatgtggcgctgatgcGTCACCAATTCAAtgttgatgtggagctgacgtgtacaatgTCACatcagcattttcgaagaaaaatgaccgaaattgccaaaaatcggaacatacagaactaaaattgaaatgtgaaaacataaaggaccaaaatcgcaaaatgacaaacatacaagactaaatttacaattttccctaattatATACATGCTATCGGATTCGTTGTGTGGGCTTTCTAACTTAACATTGAATCAATCTTGCCTAAGAAAAGCCCATTCAAATAACTTGGACTTTATTGGACTTCGATATTTTACATCTAAAGTCCATGGACTTTTTTCatttgcaaaatatttttaagatggTAGAACCAACACAAGTTACCTTACCTTTTctctcaacaaaaaaaaaaaaaaattaccttaCCTTTCGTTGCATACTATAAATCAGTTTAGCTATGACAAATTCTTTCGAGAAAATAttggtaaaaaaaattagattattCTGTCTAGGGGCAGAGCCATCCCGAAGGTTGGGGTGAGCTCCACCCCAGGGTTgactttttttaattattagttataGTATATATGTCATCTTATTCTAagttaaatttattaattagtCCAATACTTGATCCAACTTattttctaaaatatttttgtgcgacttgtttggtttgatttataaaaataaaataaaatcaaagaagGAGAAAACAACTCTTATTCAAGTTATTTTCTCATTCATGCTTCTTCCCACTTGctctaaaaatttaatttttatcaagatttttgtattttctaaattagattttttagttttttcacTCCTTGATTTTATCAATGGGTGAAATATTGGCTTTCTTGTAAATAATAATTGTGAAGTGGactttttgaaattatttaatttcattTAGTTTCTATGATTTTCTATGCCATTTTTTTCCTTAATTGAAAAATGAAAATGATCTTTATTTTCAAATGGTTTATTTGTAGGATGTATAAATTTTGGTTATTTTTATTTGGAAAATGAAAATGGaaattttttgcttttttcAAGTTTCTTCattttttaaatcataaatgAGTTATTTTTTAGTGGTTTACGTTTAAATTTTTAACATATCGAGAGAAAAAAGGCATCTGCGCCACCCAACCCCTAAAGAAATTTGTGAAATATATTATAAGGATATCaattaaggaagagatttaatatattatattgtgaaacttaattttttttacaaccaTCAAAAGTTTTTCGGAGTCAGCTCATTTGAATCATCCATCACATTTTTAatagtttatatatattttcgggtgaaattaatttttttcctgCTAGCTATGCCCCTGACTCGTCAACTTGAAGTACCTTCAAGGGTCTAGATAAATTTGTCTTTTTATTTTACATCGTGCAGTATTCCTCGAGAGAAAGTTTAGTAACGATCCATTATCGTCAAGGTTACTGAATTTTAGGATGatttagataatttctagaTATCTCATATATAATCTGGTCTCGTGGGATTCACCACATTAATTTGTTATGAGTTTTGTTTTAGATAACAACGTACGACATACTTATATATATGCTTATGATACAACTAGTACTTTTAATTACCTTTTATTTCGGGCCGAATGTTGGTTGTATTAGCAAcatatataaatgcatgcaaagaAGAGTTTTCACATGACTGAAAAATATATCTAG
It encodes:
- the LOC140887772 gene encoding uncharacterized protein isoform X3, which gives rise to MDNSCPLILEISSDEESGFLDIKEGDFTGDGGGFGDREDHNWLSKLLGEVDGDKDDDSDEVLLVSEMIPNPKKPRLQSWKPAWEIVCGGGDEDDDDCVILECESDQARVVKNDGVDNLGGGGGGGSGDSDDLEIVGEKGEVACRDFPHARHLCANFAFASTPHDVHCSQCHCYVCDSLAPCAHWGTGISKSDHCHASDKEDYWKTERIRAKNRDQPLRALPGTIDAFFSAGHRQTSQVPALLQPLANSLLQNQAFRQVPFRPCFKSSTVNVPIAINQNGSHLAGRVIPRYKTHPQYSPQQLHTMRSKDATTIGNSSNPMNRGHPIVHRPTFKGPGFVEALPNSSNPMNRGPPIVHRPTFKGPGFVEALPNSRHGHDRRYYRSQVSRGSLLKRCPGLNNGNSFNHPQNTVHRAAHPVLPQPNFPVPQSINVGSVNYIHSDPQVHSKPNSSHVVGGSMHSQPDTPSQSYMGDNFENGITFHSQVLSQPNLEVHELDSSNEHGKQIHSTPVIPSPLNQSPQFPEFGEHTTLCINPQNNYHENSQSQGVKNTIHADFGVNWNTSLSRNDVLISSEISQLQSATSADNTQRPSMTENDCSIVPPDSFYPQSVPPGSGQLLGADNDSHFPVGQDPNSLNFSFDNWIMENPSFPGDLEVSPMSPGLSVFSPEPASIDAGDKNPTIY
- the LOC140887772 gene encoding uncharacterized protein isoform X1, whose product is MDNSCPLILEISSDEESGFLDIKEGDFTGDGGGFGDREDHNWLSKLLGEVDGDKDDDSDEVLLVSEMIPNPKKPRLQSWKPAWEIVCGGGDEDDDDCVILECESDQARVVKNDGVDNLGGGGGGGSGDSDDLEIVGEKGEVACRDFPHARHLCANFAFASTPHDVHCSQCHCYVCDSLAPCAHWGTGISKSDHCHASDKEDYWKTERIRAKNRDQPLRALPGTIDAFFSAGHRQTSQVPALLQPLANSLLQNQAFRQVPFRPCFKSSTVNVPIAINQNGSHLAGRVIPRYKTHPQYSPQQLHTMRSKDATTIGNSSNPMNRGHPIVHRPTFKGPGFVEALPNSSNPMNRGPPIVHRPTFKGPGFVEALPNSRHGHDRRYYRSQVSRGSLLKRCPGLNNGNSFNHPQNTVHRAAHPVLPQPNFPVPQSINVGSVNYIHSDPQVHSKPNSSHVVGGSMHSQPDTPSQSYMGDNFENGITFHSQVLSQPNLEVHEVSVPPLLDKIFQPNFPASSQRLLSKQLDSSNEHGKQIHSTPVIPSPLNQSPQFPEFGEHTTLCINPQNNYHENSQSQGVKNTIHADFGVNWNTSLSRNDVLISSEISQLQSATSADNTQRPSMTENDCSIVPPDSFYPQSVPPGSGQLLGADNDSHFPVGQDPNSLNFSFDNWIMENPSFPGDLEVSPMSPGLSVFSPEPASIDAGDKNPTIY
- the LOC140887772 gene encoding uncharacterized protein isoform X2, with product MDNSCPLILEISSDEESGFLDIKEGDFTGDGGGFGDREDHNWLSKLLGEVDGDKDDDSDEVLLVSEMIPNPKKPRLQSWKPAWEIVCGGGDEDDDDCVILECESDQARVVKNDGVDNLGGGGGGGSGDSDDLEIVGEKGEVACRDFPHARHLCANFAFASTPHDVHCSQCHCYVCDSLAPCAHWGTGISKSDHCHASDKEDYWKTERIRAKNRDQPLRALPGTIDAFFSAGHRQTSQVPALLQPLANSLLQNQAFRQVPFRPCFKSSTVNVPIAINQNGSHLAGRVIPRYKTHPQYSPQQLHTMRSKDATTIGNSSNPMNRGHPIVHRPTFKGPGFVEALPNSSNPMNRGPPIVHRPTFKGPGFVEALPNSRHGHDRRYYRSQVSRGSLLKRCPGLNNGNSFNHPQNTVHRAAHPVLPQPNFPVPQSINVGSVNYIHSDPQVHSKPNSSHVVGGSMHSQPDTPSQSYMGDNFENGITFHSQVLSQPNLEVHEVSVPPLLDKIFQPNFPASSQRLLSKQLDSSNEHGKQIHSTPVIPSPLNQSPQFPEFGEHTTLCINPQNNYHENSQSQGVKNTIHADFGVNWNTSLSRNDVLISSEISQLQSATSADNTQRPSMTENDCSIVPPDSFYPQSVPPGSGQLLGADNDSHFPVGQDPNSLNFSFDNWIMENPSFPGDLEVSPMSPGLSVFSPEPASIDAGTLFDF